In Candidatus Obscuribacterales bacterium, the sequence CAGTGGGGACAGCGAGACGGGGGAAACAGTAGGGATAGCCCGGCTGGGATACGGTAAATCACCACGTTCAAAAAGCTGCCAATGCAGCAGCCCAGGGCTAGAGCTAAACCATATCCCACCACCATTGCCATCCATTCCATCAGCAGCATGGGCCCACCCTTTCCTACGCTAGATTCCTAAACGTTCTACTCGTAACATCCACGCTCATTCTGAACATCCATCTAAGTGGGAAGACGTAACGATTGGCAAGCCTTTCAACATTGCTCCATGCTCTAATCCTGATGAGAAGAGGGTTGCGCGACGTTGAAACCCGGCAAGTTTCTAGAGTCCACCGACTTAGACACCGACTTAGACACCGACTTAGACAGACGCCTGCTGACGTTGATAGAGCGACCAGTAGAGCCCCTTTTGCTGGATTAGAGAATCGTGGGTGCCCCGTTCTACCACCACACCTTTCTCCATCGCCAGAATCAAGTCCGCCCGTTTGAGCGGCGCAAAGCGGTGGGCGATCAGGAAGACCGTACGATTTTCTGACACCCGCTTCAGATTTTCCAGCACCTGCTGTTCAGTTTCGGCATCCAGATTGCTGGTGGCTTCATCCAAAATCAAAATCGGTGCCTTGGAGATGAACAGCCGCGCTAGGGTAATGCGCTGCCGCTGTCCGCCAGAGAGCGAGGTTCCCCGTTCCCCCACGTTGGTTTCATAGCCGTAGGGAAGCTCAGAAATAAAGTCATGGGCCACGGCCATGCGGGCCGCTTCCACCACCTCCTCAGCGGATACATCGGGGTTGCCCAGCATGATGTTTTCCACCACGGTACCGTTGAACAAGAAGTCTTCTTGGAGCACCACGGCAATTTGCGATCGCAGAGAGGCTAGATCAGCACTTTTGACATCAAAGCCATCAATGGAAATCCGCCCGCCTTCCGGGAGATAAAGCCGCTGAATCAGTTTGGACAGGGTGCTCTTACCCGAACCACTGCGCCCAACCAAGCCCACAAACATGCCCGGTTCCACGTTGAAGGAAACCCCGCGCAAAATTGGTTCTTGATCACTTTGGTAGCGAAAAAACACTTGCTCGAAAGCCACTTCACCTTTTAAGGGTGGCAGCATCAGCCCCGTACCAGGCTCCGCCTCGGGAGGCACGTTAAGAATATCGCCGATGCGATCCACTGCCAGCAAAACCTGCTGCAGGTTTTGCCAAAGCTGGACGAGGCGTAGCAGGGGAGCGGTGACCCGTCCCGATAGCATTTGGAAGGCCACCAGTTGCCCAATGGTGAACTGCTGATCAATCACCAGCTTGGCCCCAAACCAGAGGATCAGCAGGGAGGATAGGCTGGTGAAGAAGTCGCCAATGTGGTTGCTGATATTGGCGGTGGTGGTGGCTTTGAAGCCAGTGCGGATGAAGCGAGCGTAGAGCCCTTCCCAGCGATCGCGAGAGGTTTTCTCGGCGGCATGGGCTTTGATGGAATGGATCCCGGTGACCGTTTCCACCAAGAACGACTGGCTGTCGGCACTGCGGTTGAAGGTTTCGTTGAGCCAGTTGCGCAGAATGGGGGTAGCAACCAGGGTGAGGATGGCAAACAGGGGAATCACCGCAAGGGCCACGCCGGTGAGGATGACGCTGTAGTAAAACATCACCACCAGGTAGACCACGGAGAAAATACTGTCGAGGATGACGGTGAGCGCCGTGCTGGTGAGAAACTGCCGGATTTCCTCCAGCTCCTGCACCCGCGCCACGGTATCCCCCACCCGGCGGGCTTCAAAGTAGGCCAGGGGGAGGCGTAGCAAATGACGGAAAAGCTGGGCCGACAGGCTCAAGTCCAGTCGGTTGGTGGTGTGGGTGAAGATGAACATGCGCAGCCCCCCCAGCAGGGACTCGAAGACCCCAATACTTAGGAGAGCGATCGCCATCACATCCAGGGTTGGGATGCTTTCCTGCACCATCACCTTGTCAATGATCACCTGGGTGATGATGGGTGTGCCTAGCCCCAGCAGTTGCAGCGTAAAGGAGGCCAGCAGGACTTCGCCCAACAGCTTGCGATAGCGCATCACCGCTGGCAAAAACCAGGTGAGGTTAAAGCGCTCCTGCTTTTGGATCAGCTCCACCTGCCAGAGAATGCCGTCCCAGGCCTCCTCCACCATGGCTCGGGGCAGGCTTTCACAGCTTTGGTTGGGCGATAGGGGATGGCCGATGACCAAGCGATCGCCCCGTA encodes:
- a CDS encoding type I secretion system permease/ATPase yields the protein MTTNDVLNLDWAKPPLCWLSPDEQISIKQQAEVQTFSLGEVIWATESLGKQYLVVSGNVRLVPNDGKSVLLKAGDWFGELPELSDQWKARAASKTVSVLTWDSRLWKDLTQASSPNGTMPTGTVDRATELQQFWRSLRSQYQPNVSGKPQPVAGYPFVQALNTAAASLTMAAQYLQVPTRLEWVQRQLRGQRPKDVVTAAEKLGLHLRRVLLAQWSDLHTLTLPALMLWNDTEWVMVYEVRGDRLVIGHPLSPNQSCESLPRAMVEEAWDGILWQVELIQKQERFNLTWFLPAVMRYRKLLGEVLLASFTLQLLGLGTPIITQVIIDKVMVQESIPTLDVMAIALLSIGVFESLLGGLRMFIFTHTTNRLDLSLSAQLFRHLLRLPLAYFEARRVGDTVARVQELEEIRQFLTSTALTVILDSIFSVVYLVVMFYYSVILTGVALAVIPLFAILTLVATPILRNWLNETFNRSADSQSFLVETVTGIHSIKAHAAEKTSRDRWEGLYARFIRTGFKATTTANISNHIGDFFTSLSSLLILWFGAKLVIDQQFTIGQLVAFQMLSGRVTAPLLRLVQLWQNLQQVLLAVDRIGDILNVPPEAEPGTGLMLPPLKGEVAFEQVFFRYQSDQEPILRGVSFNVEPGMFVGLVGRSGSGKSTLSKLIQRLYLPEGGRISIDGFDVKSADLASLRSQIAVVLQEDFLFNGTVVENIMLGNPDVSAEEVVEAARMAVAHDFISELPYGYETNVGERGTSLSGGQRQRITLARLFISKAPILILDEATSNLDAETEQQVLENLKRVSENRTVFLIAHRFAPLKRADLILAMEKGVVVERGTHDSLIQQKGLYWSLYQRQQASV